The stretch of DNA AAGGCTAAAAGAACTTGACGCAGTAGAAACATAGGGGAATAAACCAACATTTTTCTAAACCAACTAGAAATGGACGGTTTACAGCTTTAAACTCAAACCAACACAGCGGAAAGTAACAGTGAGTGGACCTGGCTTCCGGCGTGTATCGGATGGACTATCAACTTGACGAGGCAGAAACACCCCAGTGCCGGCGCATTCCCTTTTACCACCAGGACGCCCAAGAAATACAGCTCTCATGCCTGAACCATTTTTCTGCTGCTGGTGCTGGTGCTGGTGCTGGTGCTGTTGCTGAGCCTGTTGTAGATGGGGCCATGCAGAAGCTGACAAACCCAGAGGGCCACCGTTTCTGCCTCCAACGAACTCGCTGTTCCTTCCCCTGTTCTGGGCCTGCCGCTGTTGGTATTCTCCATTCGGCTTTCCTTGTGTTCCCCAAATCGCCGAGCCCTGCTGCTTCAACATCTGTTGCTGTCTGAGCTGCTGAAACTGTTGGAAGTAACAAAAACCCCATCAATAATAGAAAGTTTTGCAAGCTTCAGGATCTGATTAAACAAATCTCGGGTGGTGCCAAGAAAGCAGAGTAAATGAGAGCCTTACTCGCATTTGCAACTGCTGGTGGGAAAGCGCGTGTTGAGGAAAGAACCCAACATCAGTGTTGGAATTATCCTTAACGGGAACAGGAAGGGGAGAGGGTTTCCTCAAGGGATCCATCAGACCTCTGCCATGGTTAAGCGCATAAAACTCTTCGTTCATCCTCATCCTTGCCACTTCCCCTGCAGCAGAGTGAAGCAGATCCCAAGTCGCTGGTGGGGACGAGACTTGGGAAGAACCATTTGGGCTACCATGGCTAGAGCCCTTTCTGCATCCACATCCGCTGCCCACAGCGCACAGCGTCGATTGTGGTGAGCCGGACGAAACCCAAGCCTGCAAAATGAGCAATAGAAACCCCAAATCAGAAATCATAGAAACAAAACGCGTCGATTATAAAAAGGAAGAACTGTACCAAACCTTCGCGTTCTCAGAGTGAAAAGCGGGGCCTGATTTCCTGGACTCATTCACCAAGTTCGAGCGAGCCATTTGGCGGGTCAAGCCAGCGAGGTAGTCCTCCTCATCGCTCTCCGTCTCACTCGAACCGACAACTGACTCAACCGGTGAACCGAGATCCGATGAGGAAGTCCCAAAAGAGTCAAACCCGTAGGGAAACTCTAGAGGGAACAAAGCCTTCGTCGTCTCAGAGTCGGAGACGAAcccatttctttcattcttgtcCATGGCAAAACCGTCTTCAGTGAGGAACTCAGGTGGGAGCCAAAACTCAACGTCATCCAAACTCAGAGCCATCCTAAAAAACCTTacagagagaagaagaaagaagctaGTAAGGAAAAAATATCAGGGGACTGGGGGCTTTTTGAAGTGACGATGGAAAGAGGTTCGCTTCTGGGTTAAGATTTTAATAACCAAAACCCTTTACCCAAGTTGGGGATTTGCGGGTGTGTGCGGGAGTCTGATCAGGGGGCCCAGCCGAATCAAAAAGCAGGGTGAGAAGGAGAGTGATTGAAGGAGGGAAACTGGGGAGGGGTCTCTACGAAAGCCTCGAGGCCTTCCTTTTTAACAAAGCCCCAGCACAGTAATTAGCCTCTCTGCTTTTCTTTATgcgtgtgtgtgagagagagagagcagagatacGCGCGGAAGAAGGGAggtgagaagaagaaaaagaaagaaagagaagacaGTGGGGTCCATTTGAGAAGAGGGAGTGGGGCACATAACCTGCTGCTTGTGATCGAGCATCCAACTGAAGGCCACGTTCTCTGTAAAATTGTTGGCTTTTATGGTGGGACACACCAAACTCCAAAGTGCTTCGGTAATATCTATTCATTAtcactttaaaatattataacaaaaataaattattatagatTACTCccaatattttccatttttttttttataaactacggttccattttttagaatataaaaaataattatggatGTATGTTTAGATTTagaatgagataattttaaacgaaagataaaaattttaaaaaaatattttttttattttaaaatttaaaaaaaattaaattatttattatattttatatataaattttaaaaaattataataataaaataatatgagatgagataaaacattttataaattcaaacaaaacctAATAGTAATGAAGAATATCACATTTATATAgtgaaataaagtaaaataaatgtgTCCTATgtagtaatttctttttttttatactatcaCCCTGTtatagatattataaa from Juglans regia cultivar Chandler chromosome 4, Walnut 2.0, whole genome shotgun sequence encodes:
- the LOC109010626 gene encoding uncharacterized protein LOC109010626, with the protein product MALSLDDVEFWLPPEFLTEDGFAMDKNERNGFVSDSETTKALFPLEFPYGFDSFGTSSSDLGSPVESVVGSSETESDEEDYLAGLTRQMARSNLVNESRKSGPAFHSENAKAWVSSGSPQSTLCAVGSGCGCRKGSSHGSPNGSSQVSSPPATWDLLHSAAGEVARMRMNEEFYALNHGRGLMDPLRKPSPLPVPVKDNSNTDVGFFPQHALSHQQLQMRFQQLRQQQMLKQQGSAIWGTQGKPNGEYQQRQAQNRGRNSEFVGGRNGGPLGLSASAWPHLQQAQQQHQHQHQHQQQKNGSGMRAVFLGRPGGKRECAGTGVFLPRQVDSPSDTRRKPACSTVLVPARVAQALNLNSEDMMGSQPQLQPRFFGTVTDPDADTAPRRRSNTVYSHQKRNIRPLPETSHEIRLPKEWTY